In the genome of Halostella limicola, one region contains:
- a CDS encoding MFS transporter, producing the protein MNGNDRSIVGLVMVGHAMVHTYELSIPILVSVWLLEFSTTAATLGLVVTAGYALFGAGALPGGMLADTYGSQRVIAACLLGMSGSFLALSVAPSIPFITLALLLWGIAASVYHPSGLALISKGVSERGSAFAYHGMAGNAGIALGPLATTLLLIPFEWRAVVGLLAVPAALGGLYAIRADVDESAEVAADGDGRSGAVSSLEEFVDGTRALFSGAFVGIFLVVIMSGLYYRGVLTFLPEVLGEFDAFAPVTVGREELEPARYAYVALLMVGMAGQFVGGKLTDRIRPELGIGAAFGALAVLALAFVPAADAGLGPFLVVGAALGFTLFVVQPLYQATVAEYTPAGTRGLSYGFTYLGTFGIGALGGTVAGAVLTYGTSLTLFLVLAVVAATASATGFVLARR; encoded by the coding sequence GTGAACGGCAACGACAGGTCGATCGTCGGACTCGTGATGGTCGGCCACGCGATGGTGCACACCTACGAGCTGTCGATCCCGATCCTCGTCTCGGTGTGGCTCCTCGAGTTCTCGACCACGGCGGCCACGCTGGGGCTGGTCGTCACGGCCGGGTACGCGCTGTTCGGCGCCGGCGCGCTCCCCGGCGGGATGCTCGCCGACACGTACGGCTCCCAGCGGGTGATCGCCGCCTGCCTCCTCGGGATGAGCGGCTCCTTCCTCGCGCTCTCCGTTGCGCCGTCGATACCGTTCATCACGCTCGCGCTCCTCCTGTGGGGGATCGCGGCGAGCGTCTACCACCCTTCGGGACTCGCGCTCATTAGTAAGGGCGTCTCAGAGCGCGGCAGCGCCTTCGCGTACCACGGGATGGCCGGCAACGCGGGCATCGCTCTGGGGCCGCTCGCGACGACGCTGCTGCTCATCCCCTTCGAGTGGCGCGCCGTCGTCGGGCTCCTCGCGGTGCCGGCCGCGCTCGGCGGCCTGTACGCCATCCGGGCGGACGTCGACGAGAGCGCCGAGGTCGCCGCGGACGGCGACGGTCGCTCCGGCGCCGTCTCCTCGCTCGAGGAGTTCGTCGACGGCACCCGGGCGCTCTTTTCGGGCGCGTTCGTCGGCATCTTCCTCGTCGTCATCATGTCCGGGCTGTACTACCGCGGCGTGCTCACCTTCCTGCCGGAAGTGCTCGGCGAGTTCGACGCGTTCGCGCCCGTCACCGTCGGACGTGAGGAACTCGAACCCGCGCGGTACGCCTACGTCGCGCTCCTGATGGTCGGGATGGCGGGCCAGTTCGTCGGCGGGAAGCTCACCGACCGGATCCGGCCGGAACTGGGCATCGGTGCGGCGTTCGGCGCGCTCGCCGTCCTCGCGCTCGCGTTCGTCCCGGCGGCCGACGCCGGCCTCGGTCCCTTCCTCGTCGTCGGCGCCGCGCTCGGGTTCACCCTGTTCGTCGTCCAGCCGCTGTACCAGGCGACCGTCGCGGAGTACACGCCCGCCGGCACCCGGGGCCTCTCCTACGGGTTCACCTACCTCGGGACGTTCGGCATCGGCGCGCTCGGCGGGACCGTCGCCGGCGCGGTGCTCACGTACGGAACGTCGCTGACCCTGTTTCTCGTCCTCGCGGTCGTGGCCGCGACCGCCTCCGCGACCGGCTTCGTCCTCGCCCGCCGCTAG
- a CDS encoding DUF3054 domain-containing protein, translating to MGSYDSEVREEGATDSLPLVGGDALVIALFVTGGSLSHGISPLSQPLAVIETVAPFLIGWFVAAPLVRAHERGAVATPARAARLAAGAWLGAANVGLLLRGSPYFTGGTTWPFPLVMTGVGLLSLTAWRIAAGRLLASRRNA from the coding sequence ATGGGATCGTACGACTCGGAGGTCCGCGAGGAGGGAGCGACGGACTCGCTCCCGCTGGTCGGCGGCGACGCGCTCGTCATCGCGCTGTTCGTGACCGGCGGATCGCTGAGCCACGGCATCAGCCCGCTCTCCCAACCGCTGGCGGTGATCGAAACCGTCGCGCCGTTCCTGATCGGGTGGTTCGTCGCCGCGCCGCTGGTCCGCGCTCACGAGCGTGGCGCGGTCGCGACGCCGGCGCGCGCTGCGCGGCTGGCCGCCGGGGCGTGGCTCGGCGCGGCGAACGTCGGCCTGCTGCTCCGCGGGTCGCCGTACTTCACCGGCGGGACGACGTGGCCGTTCCCGCTCGTCATGACGGGCGTCGGCCTCCTCTCGCTGACGGCGTGGCGCATCGCGGCCGGGCGGCTCCTGGCGTCGCGCCGGAACGCCTAG
- a CDS encoding DUF2391 family protein: MSRGEADEAEPPDIDDALQELEELEELVDSEAEREQVRETMRTLREAKDPRLFGRIRSAFDIRDAGEALVGSLVFGVPMLVEDGTRDVGTYIAANPPYFVLTLAIGLVVTVGILHAVRFEEVESDLILGIVPRRLVGILAIAGITAAVLMTAWGRVDWADPWVATCQTSVTGVVMAIGAALGDILPHE, translated from the coding sequence ATGTCACGGGGCGAGGCGGACGAGGCGGAACCGCCGGACATCGACGACGCGCTGCAGGAACTGGAGGAGCTGGAGGAGCTCGTCGACTCCGAGGCGGAGCGCGAGCAGGTCAGGGAGACGATGCGTACCCTGCGGGAGGCCAAGGATCCCCGCCTGTTCGGCAGGATCCGCTCGGCGTTCGACATCCGCGACGCGGGCGAGGCGCTCGTCGGTAGCCTCGTGTTCGGCGTCCCGATGCTCGTCGAGGACGGCACGAGAGACGTCGGGACGTACATCGCCGCGAACCCGCCGTATTTCGTGTTGACGCTGGCGATCGGGCTGGTCGTCACCGTCGGCATCCTCCACGCCGTGCGCTTCGAAGAGGTCGAGAGCGACCTCATCCTCGGGATCGTCCCGCGGCGGCTCGTCGGCATCCTGGCCATCGCGGGGATCACCGCCGCGGTGCTGATGACCGCGTGGGGACGCGTCGACTGGGCCGACCCGTGGGTCGCCACCTGCCAGACGTCGGTGACGGGCGTCGTCATGGCCATCGGCGCGGCGCTGGGCGACATCCTGCCCCACGAGTGA
- the corA gene encoding magnesium/cobalt transporter CorA, translating into MTVEAVAYDNEGAESYDDIATARDADGTTWVRVVAPTEAELQSIRDCFGIHHLETEDVQNNVRPKVDVLDDHTFVLAKEAEIPSGETTFMEELKDDPVGLFFGDGWIVTVSLDRIEAVERAWSAVHRGDTRLVARGPDFTAYRILDGVVDDYFGLLDDIEDDIELVEEEVIDSPDVGTLETIHSLRRELLSLRRVVWPMRDAASVLARGDPIHVSEDAEKYYRDVYDHLVQLVDLVETYRDLTGGARDIYLNTLSMSTNDVMKKLTVVATIVLPLTFVVGVYGMNFEGSPYNMPELGWTHGYPAVMIGMALVSVIMVSYFRREGWL; encoded by the coding sequence GTGACCGTCGAGGCCGTCGCGTACGACAACGAGGGGGCGGAGTCGTACGACGACATCGCGACCGCCCGGGACGCCGACGGGACGACGTGGGTGCGCGTCGTCGCGCCGACCGAGGCGGAACTGCAGTCGATCCGGGACTGCTTCGGGATCCACCACCTCGAAACCGAGGACGTGCAGAACAACGTGCGCCCGAAGGTCGACGTGCTCGACGACCACACGTTCGTGCTCGCCAAGGAGGCCGAGATACCGAGCGGCGAGACGACGTTCATGGAGGAGCTGAAAGACGACCCCGTCGGCCTCTTCTTCGGCGACGGCTGGATCGTCACCGTCTCGCTCGACCGCATCGAAGCGGTCGAACGGGCCTGGTCGGCGGTCCACCGGGGCGACACACGGCTGGTGGCGCGCGGCCCGGACTTCACCGCGTACCGGATCCTCGACGGCGTCGTCGACGACTACTTCGGCCTGCTCGACGACATCGAGGACGACATCGAACTCGTGGAGGAGGAGGTGATCGACTCGCCCGACGTGGGCACGCTAGAGACGATCCACAGCCTCCGCCGGGAACTGCTCTCGCTCCGACGGGTGGTGTGGCCCATGCGCGACGCCGCCAGCGTGCTCGCGCGCGGCGACCCCATCCACGTCAGCGAGGACGCGGAGAAGTACTACCGCGACGTGTACGACCACCTCGTGCAACTGGTCGACCTCGTCGAGACGTACCGCGACCTGACCGGCGGCGCGCGCGACATCTACCTGAACACCCTCTCGATGTCGACCAACGACGTGATGAAGAAGCTCACCGTCGTCGCCACCATCGTCCTCCCGCTGACGTTCGTGGTCGGAGTGTACGGGATGAACTTCGAGGGGAGCCCGTACAACATGCCGGAACTCGGCTGGACCCACGGCTACCCGGCGGTGATGATCGGGATGGCTCTCGTGTCGGTGATCATGGTGTCGTACTTCCGGCGGGAGGGGTGGCTGTAG
- a CDS encoding heavy metal translocating P-type ATPase, protein MSHHDHGGGGAADGRESLSLSVPEMDCPSCASKVEGSVADVPGVDAVEPNPTAGKLSIEYDAGATDAADVIAAVERAGYEVVSGGPREVEDDPQSVWRSPRALKTGVAGVFLALALVVRWVLPGANATLLTALGQEWVVVDALLLGCVVAGGQVIVRNGYYSARNRSLDIDFLMTAAVLAATGLTLFVPGENLLVEAASLAVLFNLAELLERYSVTRARRSLEELFELAPETAVVRRDGELEEVPVDAVSVGETVVVEPGEKVPLDGAVTEGESAVNEAPITGESVPVDKTPGAEVYAGTINQQGYLEVEVTAASADSTIARIIDLVEGAQENRTEREQFVDRFAGYYTPVVTAAAILTATIPPLLGYYWVDWVVRGIALLVIACPCAFVISTPVSVVSGVTSAARNGVLIKGGDHLETMGEVDAVALDKTGTLTTGELAVTDVVPLGDNDAESVLACARGVERRSEHPIGDAIVERADETVTGEADVSDFEAITGKGVRADLDGTTHYAGKPAFFEELGFDLDHVHFATDGGTVVGEPRQQCDRQGCLDLLDETIPRLQSEGKTVILVGTEDALEGVVAVADTVREDAKRAVERLKDAGVEPVMLTGDNEGTARAIAESVGIERYEAELLPDEKVDAVSRLREEYGTVAMVGDGINDAPALATADVGIAMGAAGTDTAIETADIALMADDLSKLPYLVDLSRTANGVIRQNIWASLGVKALLAVGIPLGYVSLVVAVLAGDVGMTTAVTGNAMRLARIRPEE, encoded by the coding sequence ATGAGTCACCACGACCACGGCGGGGGTGGCGCGGCCGACGGCCGCGAGTCCCTCTCCCTGTCGGTCCCCGAGATGGACTGCCCCTCCTGCGCGTCCAAGGTCGAGGGAAGCGTCGCCGACGTGCCGGGTGTCGACGCCGTCGAACCCAACCCCACGGCGGGAAAGCTCAGCATCGAGTACGACGCGGGCGCGACCGACGCGGCGGACGTGATCGCCGCCGTCGAGCGCGCCGGCTACGAGGTCGTCTCGGGCGGTCCCCGAGAGGTCGAGGACGACCCGCAGTCCGTTTGGCGGAGCCCGCGGGCGCTGAAGACCGGCGTCGCCGGCGTCTTCCTCGCGCTCGCGCTGGTCGTCCGGTGGGTCCTCCCCGGGGCGAACGCGACGCTCCTGACGGCGCTCGGTCAGGAGTGGGTCGTCGTCGACGCGCTCCTGCTGGGTTGCGTCGTCGCCGGCGGGCAGGTCATCGTCCGGAACGGCTACTACTCGGCGCGGAACCGGAGCCTCGACATCGACTTCCTGATGACGGCCGCGGTGCTCGCCGCGACGGGGCTGACGCTGTTCGTCCCCGGCGAGAACCTGCTCGTCGAGGCGGCGTCGCTCGCCGTCCTGTTCAACCTCGCCGAGCTGCTCGAACGCTACTCTGTGACGCGGGCGCGGCGCTCGCTGGAAGAGCTGTTCGAACTCGCGCCCGAGACGGCGGTCGTCCGCCGGGACGGCGAACTCGAGGAGGTCCCGGTCGACGCCGTGTCCGTCGGCGAGACGGTCGTCGTCGAACCCGGCGAGAAGGTGCCGCTCGACGGCGCCGTGACCGAGGGCGAAAGCGCCGTCAACGAGGCCCCGATCACCGGCGAGAGCGTCCCGGTCGACAAGACGCCGGGCGCGGAGGTGTACGCCGGGACGATCAACCAGCAGGGCTACCTCGAAGTCGAGGTCACCGCGGCGTCGGCCGACAGCACCATCGCACGCATCATCGACCTCGTCGAGGGGGCACAGGAGAACCGCACGGAGCGCGAGCAGTTCGTCGACCGCTTCGCGGGCTACTACACGCCGGTCGTCACCGCGGCCGCGATCCTGACCGCGACGATCCCGCCGCTGCTGGGCTACTACTGGGTGGACTGGGTGGTGCGCGGCATCGCCCTGCTCGTCATCGCCTGTCCCTGCGCGTTCGTCATCTCGACGCCCGTCTCCGTCGTCTCAGGCGTCACGAGCGCGGCGCGCAACGGCGTCCTGATCAAGGGCGGCGACCACCTGGAGACGATGGGCGAGGTCGACGCCGTCGCGCTGGACAAGACCGGGACGCTCACGACCGGTGAACTCGCCGTCACCGACGTCGTCCCGCTCGGCGACAACGACGCGGAGAGCGTCCTCGCCTGCGCCCGCGGCGTCGAGCGCCGGAGCGAGCACCCCATCGGCGACGCCATCGTCGAGCGGGCCGACGAGACCGTCACCGGCGAGGCCGACGTGTCCGACTTCGAGGCCATCACCGGGAAGGGCGTCCGCGCCGACCTCGACGGCACGACCCACTACGCCGGCAAGCCCGCCTTCTTCGAGGAGCTGGGGTTCGATCTGGACCACGTCCACTTCGCGACCGATGGTGGGACGGTGGTGGGCGAGCCCCGACAGCAGTGCGACCGACAGGGCTGTCTCGACCTGCTCGATGAGACCATCCCGCGCCTCCAGTCCGAGGGGAAGACGGTGATCCTCGTCGGGACCGAGGACGCGCTGGAGGGCGTCGTCGCCGTCGCCGACACGGTGCGCGAGGACGCGAAGCGGGCCGTCGAGCGGCTGAAAGATGCCGGCGTCGAACCCGTCATGCTCACGGGCGACAACGAGGGCACCGCCCGCGCCATCGCGGAGTCGGTCGGCATCGAGCGCTACGAGGCGGAACTGCTCCCCGACGAGAAGGTCGACGCGGTCTCCCGCCTCCGCGAGGAGTACGGCACCGTCGCGATGGTCGGCGACGGCATCAACGACGCGCCCGCCCTCGCCACGGCGGACGTCGGGATCGCCATGGGCGCGGCGGGCACCGACACCGCCATCGAGACGGCCGACATCGCGCTGATGGCCGACGACCTCTCGAAGCTGCCGTACCTCGTCGACCTCTCCCGGACCGCCAACGGCGTCATCCGGCAGAACATCTGGGCCAGCCTCGGCGTGAAGGCCCTGCTCGCCGTCGGCATCCCGCTCGGGTACGTCTCGCTGGTCGTCGCGGTGCTGGCCGGCGACGTCGGGATGACGACGGCCGTCACCGGCAACGCGATGCGGCTGGCGCGGATCCGGCCGGAGGAGTGA
- a CDS encoding J domain-containing protein, with product MAVTDDRRGCEGCGRTLPVDDLYSVTMPDGYTAVCCPECREFAETAAEKQAELDQRRRACDGCGAEHRLESLSEVTLSDGTSVLCCDDCERHVPGRGGSTAAGGGESSARNGTGDAGDAAQAGDTVGGETAAVRNDCDQCRESFSVELFQVETVDGRTQAFCPDCKDEGLDDGVVRSVRMRRSEAYATLAVDGDADEEAIRDAYLEKVKRVHPDRADGSRAEFKRVKRAYDRLTD from the coding sequence ATGGCTGTGACCGACGACAGACGAGGGTGCGAGGGCTGCGGCCGGACGCTCCCCGTCGACGACCTGTACTCGGTCACGATGCCCGACGGCTACACCGCGGTCTGCTGTCCCGAGTGCAGGGAGTTCGCCGAGACCGCCGCGGAGAAGCAGGCCGAACTCGACCAGCGCCGCCGCGCCTGCGACGGCTGCGGCGCCGAGCACCGGCTGGAGTCGCTGTCGGAGGTGACGCTGTCCGACGGCACGTCCGTCCTCTGCTGCGACGACTGCGAGCGCCACGTTCCGGGACGGGGCGGCTCGACCGCCGCGGGCGGCGGCGAGAGCAGCGCGCGGAACGGCACCGGTGACGCCGGCGACGCGGCCCAGGCCGGGGATACCGTCGGCGGCGAGACAGCAGCGGTCCGGAACGACTGCGACCAGTGCCGGGAGTCGTTCAGCGTCGAACTGTTCCAGGTCGAGACGGTCGACGGCCGCACCCAGGCGTTCTGCCCCGACTGCAAGGACGAGGGCCTCGACGACGGCGTGGTCAGGAGCGTCCGGATGCGTCGGTCCGAGGCCTACGCCACGCTCGCGGTCGACGGCGACGCCGACGAGGAGGCGATACGGGACGCGTACCTGGAGAAGGTGAAGCGGGTCCACCCGGACCGCGCTGACGGGAGCCGAGCGGAGTTCAAGCGCGTCAAGCGGGCCTACGACCGGCTCACGGACTAG
- a CDS encoding toll/interleukin-1 receptor domain-containing protein has translation MSDERVFVSHAPGDVDVVESLFRSVRNFPFDVHVAAEEVEPGRSREHLKGRLNECDVMVVVVTEAAASNQWINQEIGYAVARGVPIVPVFERQADIGGYLRGIDGVELDRENMDATVFNLLSRLRSELAPLGSLSTPKWYVRFPCNAGDCGAPVTLTIDQRQKELWRLHDHGRTIHADCGDCGARYHFDPATMGFLQRED, from the coding sequence ATGAGCGACGAGCGAGTGTTCGTCTCGCACGCGCCGGGGGACGTGGACGTCGTCGAATCGCTGTTCCGGTCGGTCCGGAACTTCCCGTTCGACGTCCACGTCGCGGCGGAGGAGGTGGAACCGGGCCGGAGCAGGGAGCACCTGAAGGGGCGACTGAACGAGTGCGACGTCATGGTCGTCGTCGTGACTGAGGCGGCCGCCTCGAACCAGTGGATCAACCAGGAGATCGGATACGCGGTCGCGCGCGGCGTGCCGATCGTCCCGGTGTTCGAGCGACAGGCGGACATCGGGGGCTATCTCCGGGGGATAGACGGCGTGGAACTCGACCGGGAGAACATGGACGCGACGGTGTTCAACCTGCTCTCGCGGCTCCGGTCGGAGCTGGCGCCGCTCGGCTCGCTGTCGACGCCGAAGTGGTACGTCCGGTTCCCCTGCAACGCCGGGGACTGCGGCGCGCCGGTGACGCTGACGATAGACCAGCGCCAGAAGGAACTGTGGCGGCTTCACGACCACGGCAGGACGATCCACGCCGACTGCGGGGACTGCGGCGCGCGGTACCACTTCGACCCCGCGACGATGGGGTTCCTCCAGCGTGAGGACTAG
- a CDS encoding PadR family transcriptional regulator — translation MHDLTGFQRDLLTVIAGLDDPHGLAIKEELEKYYETEIHHGRLYPNLDTLVDKGLVEKGELDRRTNYYALTQRGKREIEARRDWEQQYLEADSESATIS, via the coding sequence ATGCACGATCTAACAGGGTTCCAGCGGGACCTACTGACAGTGATCGCTGGGCTCGACGACCCACACGGACTCGCGATCAAAGAAGAACTGGAAAAGTACTACGAGACCGAGATACATCACGGTCGGTTGTATCCGAACCTCGACACCCTCGTCGACAAGGGGCTCGTCGAGAAGGGGGAACTCGACCGGCGGACGAACTACTACGCGCTCACCCAGCGGGGGAAACGGGAGATCGAGGCCCGGCGCGACTGGGAGCAGCAGTACCTCGAAGCGGACTCCGAATCGGCGACGATTTCGTAG
- the tpiA gene encoding triose-phosphate isomerase — translation MFVLVNLKAYPCDPVAVAEAAAEVNDTTDAEIAIAPQAAHLPAVAETGVETWAQHVSPVEHGSHTGSALAEAAADAGATGTLLNHSENRLKLADVDGSLDAAERVGFDTCVCANNPDQVAAAAALGPDSVAVEPPELIGTGTPVSKADPDIVSDAVEAAAAVDEDVDVYCGAGISTGEDLVAARELGADGVLLASGVAKADDPAAALEDLVEPL, via the coding sequence ATGTTCGTTCTGGTCAACCTGAAGGCGTACCCCTGCGACCCGGTCGCGGTCGCGGAGGCCGCGGCGGAGGTAAACGACACCACGGACGCCGAGATAGCGATCGCGCCGCAGGCGGCGCACCTCCCGGCCGTCGCCGAAACGGGTGTAGAGACCTGGGCCCAGCACGTGAGCCCGGTCGAGCACGGGAGCCACACCGGTAGCGCGCTCGCCGAAGCGGCGGCCGACGCCGGCGCGACGGGCACCCTGCTCAACCACTCGGAGAACCGCCTGAAGCTGGCGGACGTCGACGGGTCGCTCGACGCGGCCGAGCGCGTCGGCTTCGACACCTGCGTCTGCGCGAACAACCCGGACCAGGTGGCCGCCGCAGCGGCGCTCGGGCCGGACTCCGTCGCCGTCGAACCGCCGGAGCTCATCGGGACGGGGACGCCGGTCAGCAAGGCCGACCCCGACATCGTCAGCGACGCGGTCGAGGCGGCCGCCGCCGTCGACGAGGACGTCGACGTGTACTGCGGCGCGGGTATCTCCACCGGCGAGGACCTCGTCGCCGCGCGCGAGCTCGGCGCGGACGGCGTCCTGCTGGCCAGCGGCGTCGCCAAGGCGGACGACCCCGCCGCGGCGCTGGAAGACCTCGTGGAGCCGTTGTGA
- a CDS encoding multiprotein bridging factor aMBF1, translating to MVQCEMCGAETSSPKKVKVEGAELDVCDNCSDFGTEVKTQSSSDASTKYSTGSSGSSSSASGGTSTTASAGSSGGGRSGGRSDMFDDMDELAQDYDDRIRRARENEGLSQADLANELNEKASLIRKIERGDTLPSDDLQDKLERYFDISLTGEGGESGEWEGGSSTGEYTLGDVVKRKD from the coding sequence ATGGTTCAGTGCGAGATGTGCGGCGCCGAGACTTCCTCTCCGAAGAAAGTGAAAGTCGAAGGCGCCGAACTCGACGTCTGCGACAACTGCTCGGACTTCGGGACCGAAGTCAAGACCCAGTCGTCGAGCGACGCCTCGACGAAGTACTCCACGGGCTCCTCGGGGTCGTCGAGTTCCGCCTCCGGCGGGACGAGCACGACCGCGTCGGCCGGTTCCTCCGGCGGCGGCCGCTCCGGCGGGCGTTCGGACATGTTCGACGACATGGACGAACTCGCGCAGGACTACGACGACCGCATCCGGCGCGCCCGCGAGAACGAGGGGCTCTCTCAGGCCGACCTCGCGAACGAACTCAACGAGAAAGCGAGCCTGATCCGCAAGATAGAGCGCGGCGACACCCTCCCCAGCGACGACCTGCAGGACAAGCTGGAGCGGTACTTCGACATCAGCCTCACCGGCGAGGGCGGCGAGAGCGGCGAGTGGGAAGGCGGCTCCTCCACCGGCGAGTACACGCTCGGCGACGTCGTCAAGCGCAAGGACTGA
- a CDS encoding CDP-alcohol phosphatidyltransferase family protein, with protein MTLDQLRPYVSGFLDPWVNAADRVGLTPNGVSAVAGLVAAGAGVAYYLAGADPVWYAIGSTLVVLNGWFDVIDGALARKQGVQSEAGDLLDHVLDRYADIVIIAGVAAGVERYALGLAAVTGVLMTSYLGTQAQAVGLDRLYAGLVGRADRLVIIAAVGYVAYFVDATLYGLSLPGWLLAFLAVVGHLTAFQRFSEAWGRLS; from the coding sequence ATGACGCTCGACCAGCTCCGGCCGTACGTGAGCGGCTTCCTCGACCCGTGGGTGAACGCCGCCGACCGCGTCGGCCTCACGCCAAACGGCGTCAGCGCCGTCGCGGGCCTCGTCGCCGCCGGCGCGGGCGTCGCATACTACCTCGCCGGCGCGGACCCGGTCTGGTACGCGATCGGGTCGACGCTGGTGGTGCTGAACGGGTGGTTCGACGTGATCGACGGGGCGCTCGCCCGGAAGCAGGGGGTCCAGTCCGAGGCCGGCGACCTGCTCGACCACGTCCTCGACCGGTACGCCGACATCGTCATCATCGCCGGCGTCGCGGCCGGCGTCGAGCGGTACGCCCTCGGCCTCGCCGCGGTCACGGGCGTCCTGATGACCTCCTACCTCGGCACCCAGGCGCAGGCGGTCGGCCTCGACCGGCTGTACGCGGGGCTGGTCGGCCGTGCGGACCGGCTGGTCATCATCGCTGCGGTCGGCTACGTCGCCTATTTCGTCGACGCGACGCTGTACGGCCTGTCGCTGCCGGGGTGGCTACTGGCCTTCCTCGCGGTCGTCGGCCACCTCACCGCGTTCCAGCGGTTCTCCGAGGCGTGGGGCCGGCTCTCCTGA
- a CDS encoding adenylate kinase family protein translates to MRVTVTGTPGTGKTTATDRLDTDLDVVHLNEVVREEELYDEVDEERDSVIADVGAVEEWLGDREDLILDSHLAHHLDSDRVVVLRCHPEELERRLRERGESEAKAEENAESEALDVILTEAVEGHGTDAVYEIDTTDRDPDAVADEIEAVVAGEREPSAGTVSFIDYL, encoded by the coding sequence ATGAGAGTCACCGTCACCGGCACGCCCGGCACGGGCAAGACGACCGCGACCGACCGCCTCGACACCGACCTCGACGTGGTCCACCTCAACGAGGTCGTCCGCGAGGAGGAACTGTACGACGAGGTCGACGAGGAGCGCGACAGCGTGATCGCCGACGTCGGGGCCGTCGAGGAGTGGCTGGGCGACCGGGAGGACCTGATCCTGGACTCCCACCTCGCCCATCACCTCGACAGCGACCGGGTCGTCGTCCTGCGCTGTCACCCCGAGGAGCTCGAACGCCGCCTCCGCGAGCGCGGCGAGTCCGAAGCCAAAGCCGAGGAGAACGCCGAGAGCGAGGCGCTCGACGTGATACTCACGGAGGCCGTCGAGGGCCACGGGACGGACGCGGTGTACGAGATCGACACGACCGACCGCGACCCCGACGCGGTGGCCGACGAGATCGAGGCCGTCGTCGCGGGCGAGCGCGAACCGAGCGCGGGCACCGTCTCCTTCATCGACTACCTATGA
- the hisC gene encoding histidinol-phosphate transaminase, translating to MQPRDLSDHVPYEAGRGIEEVARELGRDPEEFVKLASNENPLGPSPAASEAVRGTAGGVNAYPTAAHTDLTAAVADAWDVADVQVWLGNGGDGALDYLARATLEPGDEVLVPDPGFSYYAMSARYHHGRVNEYPLSADDDFAMDADVVLDAYDGERVVYVTSPHNPTGQVMSLDEIERIAAETDEETLVVVDEAYGEYAAEPSAVSLVGGAASKEAGLSDATEDRETRDDVAVLRTFSKAYGLAGVRLGYAVVPADWADAYARVNTPFAASEIACRAGIAAMGDREHVAESVETARWAREYMRDHVDAPVLPSAGNFVLVRVGDGTEVYEALKRRGVIVRDTSSYGLPEWVRVTCGTREETRTAVSELNEVLA from the coding sequence ATGCAACCACGCGACCTGTCGGACCACGTCCCGTACGAGGCGGGGCGCGGCATCGAGGAAGTCGCCCGCGAGCTCGGTCGCGACCCCGAAGAGTTCGTCAAGCTCGCGTCGAACGAGAACCCGCTCGGGCCGAGTCCGGCGGCGAGCGAGGCCGTCCGCGGGACGGCCGGCGGCGTCAACGCCTACCCGACGGCGGCTCACACCGACCTCACCGCCGCCGTCGCCGACGCCTGGGACGTGGCCGACGTGCAGGTGTGGCTGGGGAACGGGGGCGACGGCGCGCTCGACTACCTGGCCCGCGCGACGCTGGAACCGGGCGACGAGGTGCTCGTGCCCGACCCCGGCTTCTCCTACTACGCGATGAGCGCCCGCTACCACCACGGCCGCGTGAACGAGTACCCGCTCTCGGCCGACGACGACTTCGCGATGGACGCCGACGTCGTCCTCGACGCCTACGACGGCGAGCGCGTCGTCTACGTCACCTCGCCGCACAACCCGACCGGGCAGGTGATGAGCCTCGACGAGATCGAGCGCATCGCCGCCGAAACCGACGAGGAGACGCTGGTCGTCGTCGACGAGGCGTACGGCGAGTACGCCGCCGAGCCCTCCGCCGTCTCGCTGGTCGGCGGGGCCGCCAGCAAGGAGGCGGGCCTCTCGGACGCCACGGAAGACCGCGAGACCCGCGACGACGTGGCCGTCCTGCGGACGTTCTCGAAGGCGTACGGCCTCGCCGGCGTCCGCCTCGGCTACGCCGTCGTCCCCGCGGACTGGGCCGACGCCTACGCCCGCGTGAACACGCCGTTCGCCGCGAGCGAGATCGCCTGCCGCGCGGGTATCGCCGCGATGGGCGACCGCGAACACGTCGCGGAGTCCGTCGAGACCGCCCGCTGGGCGCGCGAGTACATGCGCGACCACGTTGACGCGCCGGTGCTCCCGAGCGCCGGCAACTTCGTGCTGGTGCGGGTCGGCGACGGCACCGAGGTGTACGAGGCGCTGAAGCGCCGCGGCGTCATCGTCCGCGACACGTCGAGCTACGGCCTGCCCGAGTGGGTTCGCGTCACCTGCGGCACGCGCGAGGAGACCCGCACCGCCGTGAGCGAACTGAACGAGGTGCTCGCATGA